A region of Dryobates pubescens isolate bDryPub1 chromosome 41 unlocalized genomic scaffold, bDryPub1.pri SUPER_41_unloc_2, whole genome shotgun sequence DNA encodes the following proteins:
- the ADAMTS4 gene encoding A disintegrin and metalloproteinase with thrombospondin motifs 4 codes for MRRALLALLVVAVAGTGAVPEPSCPVTAPGETETRPRVGPAPRRAKRFASVPLFVEMLVVADESMARFHGAGLRRYLLTVLAAAARSFRHGSLGNDVELRLTRLVVLGQDTPGPPPTSNAAQLLRDFCRWQKELNVPDEDSALHFDTAILFTRLDLCGAATCATLGMADVGTVCNPERSCAVVQDDGLQSALTAAHELGHVFNMVHDTAQPCRELNGRTGAAGRLMAPVLSSLEPGQMWSPCSASSITDFLDSGHGHCLLDKPSEWLRLPSELPGTVYPLARQCQLAFGHDSRHCGDLQPPCALLWCTGHAGGRSVCQTKHFPWADGTPCAPGRVCMEGLCVGAARLRELTTPVDGGWGPWGRWAPCSRTCGGGVQLSHRRCTEPVPLHGGRHCRGRRTRFRSCNVEECPGSNPLAFREEQCAAFNHRQDLLKGLPAPSDWVPRYSGVPERDRCKLLCQSQTLGYYHVLQPRVADGTPCSPEGSGVCVQGRCVPAGCDGIIGSRKRFDKCMTCGGDGRGCAKVSGSVRSPLRYGYNDVVTIPEGATHLLVRQQSAAGAQDTFLALRRASGGFLLNGGYVLVPSATDVALGGGVTLRYSGATAATETLRGRGPLREPLVLQALVVDERRAPNLRYSFFVPGAGRRPAAAAAWERQKAEILEILRNHRRAT; via the exons ATGCGCCGCGcgctcctggcactgctggttgTTGCTGTCGCCGGGACCGGGGCTGTCCCCGAGCCCTCCTGTCCCGTCACGGCACCAGGGGAAACCGAGACACGACCCCGCGTGGGGCCGGCCCCGAGGAGAGCCAAG CGCTTCGCCTCGGTGCCCCTGTTCGTGGAGATGCTGGTGGTGGCCGACGAGTCCATGGCCCGGTTCCACGGCGCGGGGCTCCGCCGGTACCTGCTGACGGTGCTGGCGGCGGCCGCCCGCTCCTTCCGCCACGGCAGCCTGGGCAACGACGTGGAGCTGCGGCTGACCCggttggtggtgctggggcaggacacCCCGGGGCCGCCGCCGACCTCCAACGCTGCGCAGCTGCTGCGAGACTTCTGccgctggcagaaggagctcaACGTCCCCGACGAGGACAGTGCCCTGCACTTCGACACTGCCATCCTCTTCACGCGGCTG GACCTGTGTGGTGCTGCCACCTGTGCCACGCTGGGCATGGCCGACGTGGGCACCGTCTGCAACCCGGAGCGGAGCTGCGCCGTGGTGCAGGACGATGGATTGCAGTCTGCCCTCACGGCCGCCCACGAGCTGG gccacGTCTTCAACATGGTGCACGACACCGCCCAGCCCTGCCGGGAGCTGAACGGCCGCACCGGCGCCGCCGGCCGCCTGATGGCTCCGGTCCTGTCCtcgctggagccaggccagatGTGGTCCCCGTGCAGTGCCAGCTCCATCACCGACTTCCTGGACAGCGGCCACG GTCACTGCCTCCTGGACAAACCTTCGGAGTGGCTGCGGCTGCCCTCGGAGCTGCCTGGCACCGTCTACCCCCTGGCGCGGCAGTGCCAGCTGGCGTTCGGGCACGACTCGCGGCACTGCGGCGACCTGCAGCCGCCCTGCGCCCTGCTGTGGTGCACCGGGCACGCCGGTGGGCGCTCGGTGTGCCAGACCAAGCACTTCCCCTGGGCGGATGGCACCCCCTGCGCGCCGGGCAGGGTCTGCATGGAGGGGCTCTGCGTTGGCGCCGCCCGCCTGCGGGAGCTCACC ACTCCCGTGGATGGCGGCTGGGGGCCGTGGGGGCGGTGGGCGCCCTGCTCCCGGACCTGCGGCGGGGGGGTACAGCTCTCCCACCGCCGCTGCACCGAGCCGGTGCCGCTGCACGGCGGCCGCCACTGCCGGGGCAGGAGGACTCGGTTCCGGTCCTGCAACGTGGAGGAGTGCCCGGGCAGCAACC CTCTGGCGTTCCGGGAGGAGCAATGTGCTGCCTTCAACCACCGCCAGGACCTCCTCAAGGGGCTGCCAGCGCCCTCGGACTGGGTGCCAAGGTACAGCGGTGTGCCCGAGCGGGACCGCtgcaagctgctgtgccagTCCCAGACCCTGGGCTACTACCACGTGCTGCAGCCAAGG GTGGCCGATGGCACCCCCTGCTCGCCCGAGGGCAGCGGGGTGTGCGTGCAGGGCCGCTGCGTGCCCGCCGGCTGCGATGGCATCATCGGCTCCAGGAAGAGGTTCGATAAGTGCATGACCTGCGGCGGCGACGGCCGCGGCTGCGCCAAGGTCTCCGGTTCCGTCCGCAGCCCCCTTCG CTACGGCTACAACGACGTGGTGACCATCCCGGAGGGTGCCACCCACCTCCTGGTGCGGCAGCAGTCCGCGGCGGGCGCCCAGGACACCTTCCTGGCACTGCGGAGGGCATCCGGCGGCTTCCTGCTCAACGGCGGCTACGTCCTGGTGCCCTCTGCCACCGACGTGGCGCTGGGCGGCGGCGTCACCCTGCGCTACAGCGGAGCCACCGCCGCCACCGAGAcgctgcggggccgggggccGCTGCGGGAGCCGCTGGTGCTGCAGGCGCTGGTGGTGGACGAGCGGAGGGCACCGAACCTCCGGTACAGCTTCTTCGTGCCAGGGGCGGGCAGgcgcccggcggcggcggcggcctgGGAGAGGCAGAAAGCTGAGATCCTGGAGATCCTCCGCAACCACCGGCGTGCCACCTAG
- the NDUFS2 gene encoding NADH dehydrogenase [ubiquinone] iron-sulfur protein 2, mitochondrial: MAPGPAPAAAPCPRARMRSAKGKMAALRALGRLRAPSALRAAAARLGPAPARAAGQWQPDVEWAQQFAGAVMYPTKETEKWVPPPWNDKDPVAHKKVSTLTINFGPQHPAAHGVLRLVMELSGETVKRCDPHIGLLHRGTEKLIEHKTYLQALPYFDRLDYVSMMCNEQAYALAVEKLLNIRPPPRAQWIRVLFAELTRLLNHIMAVTTHALDIGAMTPFFWMFEEREKMFEFYERVSGARMHAAYIRPGGVHQDLPLGLMDDIYEFAKNFSLRIDEVEEMLTNNRIWRNRTVDIGVISAEEALNYGFSGVMLRGSGIHWDLRKTQPYDVYEQLEFDVPIGSHGDCYDRYLCRVEEMRQSLRIIHQCLNRMPPGEIKVDDAKVSPPKRAEMKTSMESLIHHFKLYTEGYQVPPGATYTAIEAPKGEFGVYLVSDGSSRPYRCKIKAPGFAHLAGLDRMSQGHMLADVVAIIGTQDIVFGEVDR, translated from the exons ATggcgcccggcccggcccccgccgcggCGCCGTGCCCGCGGGCGCGCATGCGCAGTGCCAAGGGCAAGATGGCCGCGCTGCGGGCGCTGGGGCGGCTGCGGGCACCTTCGGCgctgcgggcggcggcggcgcggctgggcccggccccggcccg CGCCGCCGGGCAGTGGCAGCCTGACGTGGAGTGGGCGCAGCAGTTCGCCGGGGCCGTCATGTACCCCACCAAGGAGACCGAGAAGTGGGTGCCGCCGCCCTGGAACG ACAAGGACCCTGTGgcccacaagaaggtctccaccCTGACCATCAACTTCGGGCCCCAGCACCCCGCGGCCCACGGAGTGCTGCGCCTGGTGATGGAGCTGAGCGGAGAGACGGTGAAGCGATGCGACCCCCACATCGGGCTGCTGCACCGCGGCACCGAGAAGCTCATCGAGCACAAGACCTACCTGCAG GCTCTGCCTTACTTCGACCGCCTGGACTACGTCTCCATGATGTGCAACGAGCAGGCCTACGCCCTGGCCGTGGAGAAGCTGCTCAACatccgccccccgccccgggcacaGTGGATCCGAG tgctGTTTGCAGAGCTCACTCGGCTGCTCAACCACATCATGGCGGTGACCACTCACGCGCTGGACATCGGCGCCATGACTCCCTTCTTCTGGATGTtcgaggagagggagaag ATGTTTGAGTTCTACGAGCGCGTCTCGGGGGCTCGGATGCACGCAGCCTACATCCGCCCCGGGGGGGTGCACCAG gacctgcccctggggctgatgGACGACATCTACGAGTTCGCCAAGAACTTCTCCCTGCGCATCGACGAGGTGGAGGAG aTGTTGACCAACAACCGCATCTGGCGGAACCGCACGGTGGACATCGGAGTCATCTCTGCCGAGGAGGCTCTCAACTACGGCTTCAG CGGGGTGATGCTGCGCGGCTCCGGCATCCACTGGGACCTGCGCAAGACGCAGCCCTACGACGTCTACGAGCAGCTGGAGTTCGACGTCCCCATCGGCTCCCACGGCGACTGCTACGACAG GTACCTGTGCCGCGTGGAGGAGATGCGGCAGTCGCTGCGCATCATCCATCAGTGCCTCAACAGGATGCCCCCCGGCGAGATCAAGGTGGACGATGCCAAGGTGTCCCCCCCGAAGCGGGCGGAGATGAAG ACCTCCATGGAGTCCCTGATCCACCACTTCAAGCTCTACACCGAGGGCTACCAGGTGCCCCCCGGTGCCACCTACACAGCCATCGAGGCCCCCAAG GGGGAGTTCGGAGTCTACCTGGTGTCGGACGGCAGCAGCCGGCCCTACCGCTGCAAGATCAAGGCGCCAGGCTTTGCCCACCTG gccgGGCTGGACCGGATGTCGCAGGGCCACATGCTGGCAGACGTGGTGGCGATCATCG GCACCCAAGACATCGTCTTCGGGGAGGTGGATCGGTGA